A single window of Streptomyces griseoviridis DNA harbors:
- a CDS encoding SDR family oxidoreductase, producing MTGVESPAYVPGHGLLNGRTAVITAAAGAGIGGATARRFLEEGARVLISDAHPRRLKEHEAALAREFPGAVTAQLCDVTDDTQVRALFDTAAHTHGRLDIVVNNAGLGGTSHLVDMTDDQWDRVLDVTLNGTFRCTRAALRLMRETGGGVIVNNASVVGWRAQAGQAHYAAAKAGVMALTRCAAIEAAAHEVRVNAVSPSLALHPHLAKVTTPDLLEELTAREAFGRHAEPWEVANVIVFLASGYSSYLTGEVVSVSSQHP from the coding sequence ATGACAGGCGTCGAGAGCCCGGCCTACGTACCCGGGCACGGACTGCTGAACGGCCGCACCGCCGTCATCACGGCGGCGGCCGGCGCCGGCATCGGCGGCGCGACCGCCCGGCGCTTCCTCGAGGAGGGCGCGCGCGTCCTGATCAGCGACGCCCACCCGCGCCGCCTGAAGGAACACGAGGCCGCGCTCGCCCGGGAGTTCCCCGGCGCGGTCACCGCCCAGCTGTGCGACGTCACCGACGACACCCAGGTACGCGCCCTGTTCGACACCGCGGCCCACACCCACGGACGACTGGACATCGTCGTCAACAACGCGGGCCTGGGCGGCACTTCGCACCTCGTCGACATGACCGACGACCAGTGGGACCGGGTCCTGGACGTCACCCTCAACGGCACCTTCCGGTGCACGAGGGCCGCGCTGCGGCTGATGCGGGAGACCGGCGGCGGGGTCATCGTCAACAACGCCTCCGTCGTGGGCTGGCGGGCCCAGGCCGGACAGGCGCACTACGCCGCCGCCAAGGCCGGGGTGATGGCGCTCACCCGGTGCGCGGCGATCGAGGCAGCCGCCCACGAAGTACGCGTCAACGCCGTCTCGCCCAGCCTCGCGCTCCACCCCCACCTGGCCAAGGTGACCACGCCCGACCTGCTGGAGGAACTGACCGCGCGGGAGGCGTTCGGCCGCCACGCCGAACCCTGGGAGGTCGCCAACGTGATCGTCTTCCTGGCGTCCGGCTACTCCTCGTACCTGACCGGCGAGGTCGTCTCCGTCAGCAGCCAGCATCCCTAG
- a CDS encoding acyl-CoA dehydrogenase family protein codes for MDLTPSPGDESFRAEARAWLAAHVPRTPLPSLETAAGFAAHRAWEAELAADRWSVVSWPAEVGGRDCGLGRWLVFEEEYWAAGAPGRVGQNGVSLLAPTLFDHGTPEQRSRVLPPMARGEVVWAQAWSEPEAGSDLASLRSRAVRVAGGWLLGGQKTWSSRAAFADRAFGLFRSDPDAPRAHQGLTYLMFDLRAPGVTVRPIGRLDGKPAFAELFLDDVFVPDEDVIGAPGEGWRIAMSAAGNERGLTLRSPGRYLAAADRLAALWRRQGCPAYAHDRVADALIGARAYHLFTQEAASRFLAGAELGAESSMNKVFWSEYDLALHETALELLNEEGELAEGAWAEGYVFALAGPVYAGTNEIQRDIVAERLLGLPKGRR; via the coding sequence GTGGACCTCACCCCCTCCCCCGGCGACGAGTCGTTCCGCGCCGAGGCCCGCGCCTGGCTCGCCGCGCATGTGCCGCGCACCCCGCTGCCGTCGCTGGAGACCGCGGCGGGTTTCGCCGCGCACCGCGCCTGGGAGGCCGAACTGGCCGCGGACCGCTGGTCGGTGGTGTCCTGGCCGGCCGAAGTCGGCGGCCGGGACTGCGGGTTGGGGCGCTGGCTGGTCTTCGAGGAGGAGTACTGGGCGGCGGGCGCCCCCGGCCGGGTCGGGCAGAACGGCGTCAGCCTGCTCGCGCCGACCCTCTTCGACCACGGCACGCCCGAGCAGCGGTCCCGGGTGCTGCCGCCGATGGCGCGGGGCGAGGTGGTGTGGGCGCAGGCGTGGTCGGAGCCCGAGGCGGGCTCGGACCTGGCGTCGCTGCGCTCGCGTGCGGTGCGGGTGGCCGGGGGCTGGCTGCTCGGCGGGCAGAAGACGTGGTCGTCGCGGGCCGCGTTCGCCGACCGTGCGTTCGGCCTCTTCCGCTCCGACCCGGACGCCCCGAGGGCCCACCAGGGCCTGACGTACCTGATGTTCGACCTGCGGGCACCGGGGGTCACGGTCCGGCCGATCGGCCGGCTCGACGGGAAACCGGCGTTCGCCGAGCTGTTCCTCGACGACGTGTTCGTGCCGGACGAGGACGTGATCGGGGCGCCGGGTGAGGGGTGGCGGATCGCCATGTCGGCGGCGGGCAACGAACGCGGGCTGACGCTGCGCTCACCAGGCCGCTATCTGGCCGCCGCCGACCGGCTGGCGGCGCTGTGGCGGCGGCAGGGCTGCCCGGCGTACGCGCACGACCGGGTGGCGGACGCCCTGATCGGTGCCCGCGCCTACCACCTCTTCACCCAGGAGGCGGCCTCCCGGTTCCTCGCGGGCGCGGAGCTGGGCGCCGAATCCAGCATGAACAAGGTGTTCTGGTCCGAGTACGACCTCGCGCTGCACGAGACGGCCCTCGAACTCCTTAACGAGGAAGGTGAGTTGGCGGAGGGGGCGTGGGCCGAGGGGTATGTCTTCGCGCTGGCGGGGCCCGTCTACGCGGGGACCAACGAGATCCAGCGGGACATCGTCGCCGAGCGGCTGCTCGGCCTGCCGAAGGGACGCCGTTGA
- a CDS encoding acetyl-CoA C-acetyltransferase, whose protein sequence is MAEAYIVEAVRTPVGRRGGGLRAVHPADLGAHVLKELVTRAAIDPAAVEDVVFGCLDAVGPQAGDIARTCWLAAGLPEEVPGVTVDRQCGSSQQAVHFAAQAVLSGTQDLVVAGGVQNMSQIPIAYATRQAAEPLGFTQGPFAGSVGWRARYGERPVNQFAGAEMIAVKWGITRQDQEEFALRSHRRALRAIDEGRFVRETVAYGPVAVDEGPRRDTSLEKMAGLKPVLDGGTVTAACSSQVSDGAAALLLASERAVREHGLTPRARVHHLSVRGEDPIRMLSAPIPATAHALKKTGLSMADIDLVEINEAFAPVVLAWLKETGTDPARVNVNGGAIALGHPLGATGARLMTTLLHELERTGGRFGLQTMCEGGGQANVTIIERL, encoded by the coding sequence ATGGCCGAGGCCTACATCGTCGAAGCGGTCCGCACACCCGTCGGACGGCGCGGGGGAGGGCTCCGCGCCGTCCACCCCGCCGACCTCGGCGCGCACGTCCTCAAGGAACTCGTCACCCGCGCGGCCATCGACCCGGCCGCCGTCGAGGACGTCGTTTTCGGCTGCCTCGACGCCGTCGGACCGCAGGCCGGCGACATCGCCCGCACCTGCTGGCTGGCGGCTGGACTGCCCGAGGAGGTGCCCGGCGTCACCGTCGACCGGCAGTGCGGGTCCTCGCAGCAGGCCGTGCACTTCGCGGCGCAGGCCGTGCTCTCCGGCACCCAGGACCTGGTGGTGGCGGGCGGCGTGCAGAACATGTCGCAGATCCCGATCGCCTACGCGACCCGGCAGGCCGCCGAACCCCTCGGCTTCACCCAGGGCCCCTTCGCGGGCAGCGTCGGCTGGCGGGCGCGGTACGGGGAGCGGCCCGTCAACCAGTTCGCCGGCGCCGAGATGATCGCGGTCAAGTGGGGGATCACCCGGCAGGACCAGGAGGAGTTCGCGCTGCGCTCGCACCGGCGGGCCCTGCGCGCCATCGACGAGGGCCGTTTCGTGCGGGAGACCGTGGCGTACGGGCCCGTCGCCGTCGACGAGGGGCCGCGCCGGGACACCTCCCTGGAGAAGATGGCCGGGCTCAAGCCGGTCCTGGACGGCGGCACCGTCACCGCCGCCTGCTCCTCGCAGGTCTCCGACGGGGCGGCGGCGCTGCTGCTCGCCTCCGAACGGGCCGTGCGCGAACACGGGTTGACGCCCCGCGCCCGCGTCCATCATCTGTCGGTGCGCGGCGAGGACCCGATCCGGATGCTGTCCGCGCCGATCCCGGCGACCGCGCACGCCCTGAAGAAGACCGGCCTGTCGATGGCCGACATCGACCTCGTCGAGATCAACGAGGCCTTCGCGCCGGTCGTCCTCGCCTGGCTGAAGGAGACCGGCACCGACCCCGCCAGGGTCAACGTCAACGGCGGCGCCATCGCCCTCGGCCATCCGCTCGGCGCGACCGGCGCCCGCCTGATGACCACGCTCCTGCACGAACTGGAGCGCACCGGAGGCAGGTTCGGCCTCCAGACCATGTGCGAGGGCGGCGGACAGGCGAACGTGACGATCATCGAACGGCTGTGA
- a CDS encoding TetR/AcrR family transcriptional regulator translates to MPTKKNPQVTAAERATSAARSAERPAPARDRRREILDTAAEVFAEQGYNATTVRKIADHAGLLAGSLYYHFDSKESMLEEILRTFLDELWGGYDTVLAAGLGPRPTLEALVTESFREIDRHRAAVAIFQKESRHLVAQDRFEFLAASQRKFETAWLSTLERGVADGVFRTDLDVRLTYRFVRDTVWVAASWYRPGGQHSPEEIARQYLSMVLDGIAVRI, encoded by the coding sequence GTGCCGACCAAGAAGAATCCCCAGGTGACCGCCGCCGAGCGCGCCACCTCAGCCGCGCGTTCCGCCGAGCGCCCCGCCCCCGCGCGCGACCGGCGGCGCGAGATCCTCGACACCGCCGCGGAGGTCTTCGCCGAACAGGGCTACAACGCCACCACCGTACGCAAGATCGCTGACCACGCGGGCCTCCTCGCGGGCAGCCTCTACTACCACTTCGACTCCAAGGAGTCGATGCTGGAGGAGATCCTGCGCACCTTCCTCGACGAACTGTGGGGCGGCTACGACACCGTCCTCGCCGCCGGACTCGGACCGCGCCCCACCCTGGAGGCCCTGGTCACCGAGTCGTTCCGGGAGATCGATAGGCACCGCGCCGCCGTCGCCATCTTCCAGAAGGAGAGCAGACACCTCGTCGCGCAGGACCGCTTCGAGTTCCTCGCCGCCTCACAGCGCAAGTTCGAGACGGCGTGGCTGTCCACGCTGGAACGCGGCGTCGCCGACGGCGTGTTCCGCACCGACCTCGACGTCCGGCTCACCTACCGGTTCGTGCGGGACACGGTCTGGGTCGCCGCGTCCTGGTACCGGCCCGGCGGACAGCACAGCCCCGAGGAGATCGCCCGCCAGTACCTGTCGATGGTGCTGGACGGGATCGCCGTACGCATCTGA